In Drosophila bipectinata strain 14024-0381.07 chromosome 2R, DbipHiC1v2, whole genome shotgun sequence, one genomic interval encodes:
- the sha gene encoding uncharacterized protein sha, with the protein MQLQSSLLLLQLFFLVVTLLSPATPISAPRLPTHPRVRVSPEPGPEEPEDGLVPASLLLEELQQTNGQLTNLTRHHDGDIFHTTGLGSACNADTCIGLSSGTASLVRHGGDHDNDGLNREAASMSGGQMELLTRRMKIQKGRGQVKEPDQSSESGCTCKCLPYQRAYREDLGICVDDIHECSLSPFVSGSSSEKIPFVFLPLKGQIIYPSREISFANIHTPVCAVTGAQYLGSNGWSELRNPIDTDYPFRMFRDEGRSFLQWLGEADLRQKMQGRLIVVHLVCRDMTMTLNATSHPKREPLMPPRNVHSPCVAFRVNGSPVKYTHNVPEVFFQPANSTTLASTSDGMTMREYVVIGICSLLLGLIYVASVFLYLYMKKRKRHNSRHSLDNIANEINYPKNDQVTYGAPFSRVGSIYSANSMGLGNGNESNTRTSIGSLKEDMGIVKNNPLLQHFPQLGEREHNSGFASDISNSNSECEMEEKIKTSVLVHPQLSKSPKPTGGADNPAMDTDDFLQDNECLPAENVAVIDELMSEEKLENLRAMVSGNVRKKLYFNPAYFEPHLLAEPPQAAIEFLQKIREVIAIAKYKMAAKRYQPSLNIIPEEMHPETGSSSPTMYNIPLQQSLAVKGMGDKRNSIEQWLQSVPNSEASPAQKTLDRPAPATAAVKKPTGSPSKGSLRREITAPKERPPPPPMQKSKTEEPSSPRRSPSQTVSRSPAKNSPEPQTAKPKTPTFEGFSAFSVAANVYGFAETGGEIYNNPKFMLADSPAASLRSCSSRSKSLRKRSEVLDQFAAANSTPTSLTSFDRQHYNMLRNMKPAEVIYDSLKREYAAHIPTPDYDSTIEKRIKDIYSSTQSSIPSVPTPDYSSLSRKSLKQFQPDSPIYRRKSPQYLIVDYETDSLERLEPSKRKSSHSSSSPSSDVSSQLSPSLSTALPLEEEMEISHTVYDRMDGFRKEGEMKKRLAGKHQHPHSHGQHQRQKEAAARIKYDTPFRGSMTIEVEHEPPSDLERTDSDQFEPDTLDRKPKKQSFCDISAWDAHKQMDSDFSQINSLPDLSRQLSPTPSQAIKPRTASFILRSSNSFRNLREIYESPLVAQENYKSEKKPPPAEEGRILTLEAKHSRRQRGMDTSPTQSVVDVAKVNKTTITISSPKPAEKPNQHYCPPLVHGKRPLPPPPPTPSDAQAAEDDAISEHSEVTEVTATSEFENNTMSSAISATTEERPQRKTSRGSNKETSGKTRVEEYEEMYNKKIGSLRNDYSLTKYLNRRKSQREEASKAGQDAVPKDNPEPDFTGGGKNLKDVDLVQFDALSVSSRSNRSSGHLSERTKEMYRNAGVPVGIAYPQRAASSSSAGTNPGGNVQTVYRCEIEQAQITAGMQIAIGLKDRAKKAKDLKNAWRKFVTMAANKFSPSQSPAPTYESKHPPGFLEDEGIASIIEDAAHSAGMGQPGSQTYYDQRFGQLDSGYMSTDSGELYKRNVYDRYNFKMLSGRGQIIRVDTIEDNEDESGPNDSRFEDLEHMVSAGHSRGSDNGAVVVGNGDLSDADSDKTLTRSHSQSNSQELNVRGSTTTMSSYSSDENGRGHSTCCGSSETDEETNAEDMWESGAESIETHSVLYKMIRKS; encoded by the exons ATGCAGCTCCAATCCTCACTGCTACTCCTACAGCTTTTCTTCCTTGTTGTCACCCTGCTGTCGCCAGCCACGCCCATTTCGGCACCCCGACTGCCCACCCATCCGAGGGTGAGGGTGAGCCCCGAGCCCGGACCAGAGGAGCCAGAGGATGGCTTGGTGCCAGCCAGTTTGCTGTTGGAGGAACTCCAGCAGACTAATGGGCAGCTCACCAATCTGACACGACATCACGATGGTGACATTTTCCACACAACCG GTTTGGGCAGTGCCTGCAATGCGGACACCTGCATCGGACTCTCTAGCGGCACAGCCTCGTTGGTGCGTCATGGAGGCGACCACGACAACG ATGGACTCAATCGCGAGGCGGCCTCAATGTCCGGAGGTCAGATGGAGCTCCTAACCCGTCGCATGAAGATCCAAAAAGGTCGCGGGCAAGTCAAGGAGCCGGATCAGAGCTCGGAGAGTGGATGCACTTGCAAGTGTCTGCCATATCAGAGGGCCTATCGGGAGGATTTGGGCATTTGTGTGGATGATATTCATG AGTGCTCCCTGTCGCCCTTTGTGAGTGGTTCCTCGTCGGAGAAAATACCATTTGTGTTCCTGCCCCTGAAGGGTCAGATAATATACCCCAGTCGGGAGATCAGCTTTGCCA ATATACATACTCCTGTATGTGCTGTAACGGGTGCCCAATACTTGGGATCCAATGGCTGGTCAGAGTTGCGGAATCCCATTGACACCGACTATCCGTTCCGGATGTTTCGGGACGAGGGACGCAGCTTCCTCCAGTGGCTGGGTGAGGCGGACCTGCGCCAGAAGATGCAGGGTCGCCTCATAGTCGTCCATCTGGTGTGTCGGGACATGACCATGACCCTGAACGCCACCAGTCACCCGAAAAGGGAGCCACTCATGCCGCCCCGCAACGTGCACTCCCCCTGTGTGGCCTTTCGTGTGAATGGCAGCCCCGTAAAATACACTCATA ACGTGCCCGAGGTATTCTTCCAGCCCGCCAACTCCACCACTTTGGCCTCCACTTCGGATGGCATGACGATGCGGGAATATGTAGTGATTGGTATCTGCAGCTTACTTTTGGGTCTCATCTATGTGGCTTCCGTATTCCTCTACCTGTATATGAAAAAACGGAAGCGGCACAACTCGCGCCACTCGCTGGATAACATCGCCAACGAGATCAACTATCCCAAAAACGACCAGGTGACCTACGGAGCACCCTTTAGCCGGGTGGGCAGCATCTACTCGGCCAACAGCATGGGTCTTGGCAACGGCAATGAGTCCAACACCCGCACCAGTATCGGAAGCCTAAAGGAGGATATGGGCATTGTGAAAAACAATCCCCTTCTCCAGCACTTCCCACAACTTGGGGAAAGGGAGCACAATTCCGGGTTTGCCAGCGACATTTCCAACTCGAATTCCGAGTGTGAGATGGAGGAGAAAATCAAG ACATCTGTTTTGGTGCATCCGCAGTTAAGCAAGTCGCCCAAGCCAACCGGGGGAGCGGACAATCCGGCCATGGATACGGATGACTTCCTGCAGGACAATGAGTGCCTGCCGGCGGAGAATGTGGCCGTCATCGACGAGCTGATGAGTGAGGAGAAGTTGGAGAACCTGCGTGCCATGGTCAGTGGCAATGTGCGGAAGAAGCTCTACTTCAACCCAGCCTATTTCGAGCCCCATCTATTGGCG GAACCCCCACAAGCGGCCATtgaatttttgcaaaaaatccgCGAGGTGATTGCCATTGCCAAGTACAAGATGGCCGCCAAGAGGTATCAGCCTTCGCTCAACATAATCCCGGAGGAAATGCATCCGGAAACTGGATCCAGTTCCCCCACCATGTACAATATTCCACTGCAGCAGAGTCTGGCCGTGAAGGGAATGGGCGACAAGAGGAACAGCATCGAGCAGTGGCTCCAGAGTGTTCCCAACTCGGAAGCTTCTCCCGCGCAGAAGACCCTGGATAGACCCGCTCCAGCAACGGCAGCGGTAAAGAAGCCCACCGGCTCACCCTCCAAGGGATCCCTGCGAAGGGAAATAACAGCACCTAAGGAGCGTCCCCCACCACCGCCCATGCAAAAGTCCAAAACGGAGGAACCCTCATCTCCACGCCGTTCTCCATCCCAGACGGTCAGCAGGAGTCCTGCCAAGAACAGTCCAGAGCCACAGACAGCCAAGCCGAAAACCCCGACCTTTGAAGGCTTCTCCGCTTTCTCGGTAGCCGCCAATGTTTATGGCTTTGCGGAGACGGGCGGAGAGATCTACAACAATCCCAAGTTCATGCTGGCGGACTCTCCGGCTGCTTCCTTGCGTAGCTGCTCCAGCCGCTCCAAGTCCCTGAGAAAGCGAAGCGAGGTCTTGGACCAGTTTGCGGCTGCCAACTCCACGCCCACCTCGCTGACGTCCTTCGACCGGCAACACTACAATATGCTCCGGAACATGAAGCCCGCCGAGGTGATATACGACTCTCTAAAGAGGGAGTATGCGGCTCATATACCAACGCCCGACTACGATAGCACCATTGAGAAGAGGATCAAGGATATCTATAGCAGTACTCAGAGCAGCATTCCATCGGTGCCCACGCCCGACTACAGCTCCCTGAGTCGCAAGTCCCTGAAGCAGTTCCAACCGGACTCGCCCATTTATCGCAGGAAGTCCCCGCAATACCTGATCGTGGACTACGAAACGGATAGCTTGGAGCGGCTGGAGCCCAGCAAGCGGAAGAGCTCGCACTCCTCCAGCTCGCCTTCCTCGGATGTGAGCTCCCAGCTGAGCCCCAGCCTGAGTACAGCTCTGCCCCTGGAGGAGGAAATGGAAATCAGCCATACGGTCTACGATCGCATGGACGGATTTCGTAAGGAGGGCGAGATGAAGAAGCGGCTAGCTGGAAAGCATCAACACCCGCATTCTCATGGTCAGCACCAGAGGCAGAAGGAGGCAGCGGCTCGCATCAAGTACGATACTCCCTTTCGGGGCAGCATGACCATCGAGGTGGAGCACGAGCCCCCCTCCGATCTGGAGCGGACGGACAGCGACCAGTTCGAACCAGATACGCTGGACCGAAAGCCCAAGAAGCAGAGCTTTTGCGACATCTCTGCCTGGGATGCCCACAAGCAGATGGACTCGGACTTCAGCCAGATCAACTCGCTGCCGGATCTCAGTCGCCAGCTGAGTCCCACGCCCAGCCAGGCCATCAAGCCCCGGACCGCCTCCTTTATTCTGCGCTCGAGCAACTCCTTCCGGAATCTGCGAGAGATCTACGAGTCTCCGCTGGTTGCCCAGGAGAACTACAAGAGCGAGAAGAAGCCGCCACCGGCAGAAGAGGGTCGCATCCTCACCCTGGAGGCCAAGCATTCCCGGAGGCAGCGGGGCATGGACACCTCGCCCACCCAGTCGGTGGTGGATGTCGCCAAGGTAAACAAAACCACCATAACGATTTCCTCCCCCAAGCCGGCGGAGAAGCCCAACCAGCATTATTGTCCACCTTTGGTGCACGGTAAGCGCCCTCTGCCCCCACCTCCCCCTACTCCTTCGGATGCCCAGGCTGCCGAGGACGATGCCATCAGCGAACACAGTGAGGTCACCGAAGTCACTGCCACCTCGGAGTTCGAGAACAATACCATGTCAAGTGCTATATCGGCCACCACCGAGGAGAGGCCTCAAAGGAAAACATCCCGAGGATCGAACAAGGAAACCAGTGGCAAGACTAGGGTGGAGGAGTACGAGGAGATGTACAACAAAAAGATTGGAAGCCTCCGCAATGACTACAGCCTCACTAAGTATCTCAACCGGCGGAAAAGTCAACGGGAGGAGGCCTCCAAAGCTGGCCAGGATGCTGTCCCAAAGGACAACCCTGAGCCGGACTTTACAGGCGGCGGGAAGAACCTTAAGGATGTGGATCTCGTGCAGTTTGACGCCCTTTCTGTTAGCTCTCGAAGCAATAGGAGCAGTGGCCATCTCTCCGAGCGCACCAAGGAGATGTACCGGAATGCCGGAGTCCCGGTGGGTATCGCATATCCGCAGCGGGCAGCCAGCAGCAGCTCGGCAGGCACAAATCCCGGTGGCAACGTCCAAACGGTGTATCGCTGTGAGATCGAGCAGGCCCAGATCACAGCCGGAATGCAGATAGCCATTGGTCTGAAGGATCGCGCCAAGAAGGCCAAGGATCTAAAGAATGCGTGGCGTAAGTTCGTGACCATGGCGGCCAATAAATTCAGTCCCAGCCAGAGTCCAGCTCCCACCTACGAGAGCAAGCATCCTCCGGGCTTCCTAGAGGATGAGGGCATAGCCTCCATTATAGAAGACGCCGCACACTCTGCTGGAATGGGTCAGCCCGGAAGTCAGACCTACTATGACCAGAGATTCGGGCAATTGGACAGTGGCTACATGAGCACCGACTCCGGGGAGCTGTACAAGCGGAATGTCTACGATCGATACAACTTCAAGATGCTGTCCGGAAGGGGTCAGATTATACGGGTGGACACAATAGAGGACAATGAGGATGAGAGCGGCCCTAACGACAGCCGCTTCGAGGATCTGGAGCACATGGTGTCCGCAGGTCACAGCCGTGGTTCGGACAATGGGGCAGTGGTGGTGGGCAATGGGGATCTGAGCGACGCGGACTCCGACAAAACCCTCACCCGATCCCATTCCCAATCGAATTCCCAGGAGCTGAATGTGCGCGGCAGCACCACCACAATGTCGTCCTACTCCTCGGATGAGAACGGACGCGGGCACAGCACTTGTTGCGGATCATCGGAAACCGACGAGGAGACCAACGCGGAGGATATGTGGGAGTCGGGGGCGGAAAGCATAGAAACCCACTCCGTTCTCTACAAGATGATAAGGAAGAGTTAG
- the lambdaTry gene encoding trypsin alpha, whose amino-acid sequence MSRILVAICLVLGVSCSLADPLYRNDEVQVPKLDGRIVGGKDTTILQYPYQISMRLRGNHRCGGSVVATNIIVSAAHCVNTLTTVANLTIVAGSTQIWAVEPKQQELAVREFIIHPNYRTLNNDYDAAILVLDGDFEFNDSIQPIKFATERPEHDTEVVVTGWGTTTEGGSISNILQEVFVNVVENDECKKAYSIMLTSRMLCAAVTGGGKDACQGDSGGPLVLNNELLGIVSWGTGCARDGKPGVYCSVPNVRDWLEQKIEELSVVGQIDFL is encoded by the coding sequence ATGTCACGGATTTTGGTCGCTATTTGCTTGGTGCTGGGAGTTAGCTGCTCCCTGGCGGATCCTCTTTACCGGAACGATGAAGTCCAGGTGCCAAAACTCGACGGACGTATTGTTGGTGGTAAGGACACCACCATTCTGCAATATCCCTATCAGATATCCATGCGATTGAGGGGAAATCACCGGTGTGGAGGTAGTGTCGTTGCCACCAACATCATTGTGAGTGCCGCGCATTGTGTGAACACCCTGACCACCGTTGCAAACCTGACCATTGTGGCAGGATCAACGCAAATCTGGGCTGTGGAACCCAAGCAGCAGGAACTAGCCGTTCGCGAGTTCATCATCCATCCCAACTACAGAACTCTGAACAACGACTACGATGCAGCCATCCTTGTTTTGGACGGAGACTTTGAATTCAACGACTCCATTCAGCCCATCAAGTTTGCCACAGAGCGGCCGGAGCACGATACCGAGGTTGTTGTGACCGGTTGGGGTACCACCACCGAAGGTGGCTCCATCTCCAACATCCTGCAAGAGGTCTTTGTTAATGTCGTGGAGAACGACGAATGCAAGAAGGCCTACTCCATTATGCTGACCAGTCGGATGCTTTGTGCGGCGGTGACGGGAGGCGGCAAGGATGCATGCCAGGGCGATTCCGGCGGTCCTTTGGTCCTCAACAACGAACTGCTCGGCATCGTGTCATGGGGCACCGGATGTGCCCGCGATGGCAAGCCTGGAGTCTATTGCTCAGTGCCCAACGTCCGTGATTGGTTGGAGCAGAAAATCGAAGAGTTGTCGGTGGTGGGACAAATAGACTTCTTGTAA